DNA sequence from the Teretinema zuelzerae genome:
TCCTCGTCCTCGATCTTTTTCGCGAGGTTGACCTTCACCGCGTCGGGGCTTCTGCGCGCCATGAACTGCTCCTCGGCGGCCTGCCGCTTTTCCGGAGTGCTCTGGGCGGCGACGATCTTCATCGTCTCGTAGCCGAGCGCAGGGTTCACGTTGAGAGAACTCACCCGGACGGCCGTCTTCGCGGCGGCGCGGGGAAGGCACAACACCCGGTCGATATAATCCTCGTAGCGGACCCCGGCGTCCCGGCACAGGGCATGCGCCTTCGCGAGCAGGCGCCCCAGCTCGCTCATCAGCCGTCCGTTTTCAGCCAGATACTTCGACTTGATCTCCTCGGTGAGCTTGTTGAGCTCGTCCGATTTTTCAAGCCCGATCTGATAGAGCCCGTCCCGCTCGGCCTTTTCCAGAAGGCCGTGGAAGCGCGCCCAGAAGGATGCGGTATGGCTCCTGCCGGAGCGCAGGGGGCCGTCGGCCTCGCACTGCAAATGGTGGGCGTATTCGTGGATCGCCGTATAAATGAGCTGGTTTTCGTCGTCGAAGTTCTTGTTGTGCAGGAGGATTTCCCGCGTGTCGGGCTTATAGAGGCCGTTCACCTTTTTGCTTGTTTTACCGGTCATGGTGACGGTAAAATCAAGCTCGGTATTCTGAATTTTCAGCAAGAGTTCTTTTATCTGATCCTGATTCATCGATTTTCCTCCCAAAAGCCCGCTCCGGCAAGGGCGAGCGCGATAGCCGCCGTCGCGGCCGTTTCAGTCCGCAAGATTCGCGGACCGAGCGAGTACGTACGGTAACCGGACTCGGCGAAAAAGGCCCGTTCACCTGCCGTCCATCCGCGTTCGCTTCCGATGGCCATGACCAGCGGATTTTCCGCCGTTATCCCGGCAAGCGGCGCCTTCAAAAGGCTTCCCGCGGAGCCTGCCGTATCGAGGAGAATCCCCGCGGAGGGAAAGGCCGAATACAAGGCGACAGCCTCTTTCAGCGTATCGGTCATCTCCAGCCGTGGAATCGCCGTCCCGCCGGCCTGCACGCAGCCTTCCTCCAGGGCGGCCGCCGCGGCTCCCCTGTCGACCAGGGTGGAGTCGCGGTAGGATTTCTCGCCCAGCTCCGTCCCCGTCAGCGTAACGGACGAAACGCCGAGACT
Encoded proteins:
- a CDS encoding RsmE family RNA methyltransferase, whose protein sequence is MNIILFDGDGFFPPRDPRYLHIKKILRKNAGDSFRCGMRNGPEGTAFIRSLDEQGLCFDFTPERPMRPLFPAHLIIGFPRPIQLKRLLRDVASLGVSSVTLTGTELGEKSYRDSTLVDRGAAAAALEEGCVQAGGTAIPRLEMTDTLKEAVALYSAFPSAGILLDTAGSAGSLLKAPLAGITAENPLVMAIGSERGWTAGERAFFAESGYRTYSLGPRILRTETAATAAIALALAGAGFWEENR